The proteins below are encoded in one region of Desulfovibrio sp. TomC:
- a CDS encoding dihydroorotate dehydrogenase, producing MSADTSVRLPGMHAKNPVMTASGTFGYGMEFAPYGDLRGLGGIVVKGLSLRPRTGNPMPRIAETPCGMLNAIGLQNCGVEVFLHDKLPRLPFAETPIVANLYACDAEEFAELAGVLSAAEGVAALEVNISCPNVKAGGIAFGQDPAMAGKLTEAVKKRAGDKPVWVKLSPNVTDIVGVARAAVLGGADVLTCINTLTGMSVDIRSRKPRLANVIGGLSGPAIKPVALRCVWQVCQAVSAPVIGVGGISSAEDVLEFILVGAHAVQIGTANFMRPDMAFRIAERLPALMDELGIKNLDDYRGTLAAG from the coding sequence ATGAGCGCCGACACCAGTGTGCGTCTGCCGGGGATGCATGCCAAAAACCCGGTCATGACCGCCTCCGGGACCTTTGGCTACGGTATGGAATTTGCGCCCTACGGTGACCTGCGCGGCCTTGGCGGCATCGTGGTCAAGGGCCTGTCGCTTAGGCCCCGCACCGGCAATCCCATGCCGCGCATCGCCGAGACCCCCTGCGGCATGCTAAACGCCATCGGCCTGCAAAACTGCGGGGTGGAAGTCTTTTTGCACGACAAGCTGCCGCGCCTGCCTTTTGCCGAGACGCCCATCGTGGCCAATCTCTACGCCTGCGACGCCGAGGAATTTGCCGAGCTGGCCGGGGTGCTCTCGGCTGCCGAGGGCGTGGCCGCCCTTGAGGTCAATATTTCCTGCCCCAACGTCAAGGCCGGCGGCATCGCCTTTGGCCAGGACCCGGCCATGGCCGGCAAACTCACCGAGGCCGTGAAAAAACGGGCCGGCGACAAGCCCGTCTGGGTCAAGCTTTCGCCCAACGTCACGGACATTGTGGGCGTGGCCCGGGCGGCGGTCCTTGGCGGAGCCGACGTGCTCACCTGCATCAATACGCTGACCGGCATGAGTGTGGACATCCGCAGCCGAAAGCCACGGCTGGCCAACGTCATCGGCGGTCTGTCCGGCCCGGCCATAAAACCTGTGGCCTTGCGCTGCGTCTGGCAGGTCTGCCAGGCGGTGTCGGCCCCGGTCATCGGCGTCGGCGGCATCAGCTCGGCCGAGGACGTACTGGAATTTATCCTGGTCGGCGCCCATGCCGTGCAGATCGGCACAGCCAATTTCATGCGCCCGGACATGGCCTTTCGCATTGCCGAGCGGCTGCCGGCGCTCATGGACGAGTTGGGGATCAAGAATCTGGACGACTATCGGGGGACGTTGGCCGCCGGTTAG
- a CDS encoding ammonium transporter, protein MLQSGDTAFVLISAALVLLMIPGLALFYGGMVRKKNVLGTIMQSFILISLVTFEWIYLGYSMSFGPDLGGWIGSLAWAGLGGVGAAPNADYAPTIPHIAFAMYQCMFAAITPALITGAVAERMRFGPFLVFSLAWTILIYNPVCHWVWGSGGWLKTMGVLDFAGGIVVHLTCGAAALAAVMLTGPRKDHGKHQIVPHNLPMTLLGTGLLWFGWFGFNAGSALAADGVAAGAFAATHIGGMAGMAMWCGVEWWHRGKPTTLGAASGAVAGLATITPGAGFVSPASAVTIGLLAGLICYGAVLLKARLRFDDSLDVVGIHGVGGVLGSILVGVFASKVMNPAGADGLLAGNPGQLGIQLLAIAVVGVFAFAGSWIILAAVRAVMGLRMTPQAETIGLDLSEHTEAAYGE, encoded by the coding sequence ATGTTGCAAAGTGGCGATACAGCCTTTGTCCTTATAAGCGCGGCCCTGGTGCTGCTCATGATCCCGGGACTGGCTCTTTTTTACGGCGGCATGGTGCGCAAGAAAAACGTGCTCGGCACCATCATGCAGAGTTTCATCCTTATCTCGCTGGTCACCTTCGAGTGGATCTATCTCGGCTATTCCATGTCGTTTGGGCCGGATCTGGGCGGCTGGATCGGGTCGCTGGCCTGGGCCGGCCTTGGCGGGGTCGGGGCCGCGCCCAATGCCGACTATGCCCCGACCATCCCGCACATCGCCTTTGCCATGTACCAGTGCATGTTTGCGGCCATCACCCCGGCGCTTATAACCGGGGCTGTGGCCGAGCGGATGCGTTTCGGACCGTTTCTGGTTTTTTCCCTGGCCTGGACCATCCTCATTTATAATCCGGTGTGCCACTGGGTCTGGGGCAGCGGCGGCTGGCTCAAGACCATGGGCGTGCTGGATTTCGCCGGCGGCATCGTGGTCCATCTGACCTGCGGCGCGGCGGCGCTGGCCGCAGTCATGCTGACCGGGCCGCGCAAGGACCATGGCAAGCATCAGATCGTGCCCCATAACCTGCCCATGACGCTTCTTGGCACCGGGCTTTTGTGGTTTGGCTGGTTCGGCTTCAACGCCGGCAGCGCCCTGGCTGCCGACGGCGTGGCCGCCGGGGCCTTTGCCGCCACCCACATCGGCGGCATGGCCGGCATGGCCATGTGGTGCGGGGTCGAATGGTGGCATCGCGGCAAGCCGACCACGCTCGGCGCGGCTTCCGGCGCAGTGGCCGGACTGGCCACCATCACCCCGGGGGCGGGCTTTGTCTCGCCGGCTTCGGCCGTGACAATCGGTCTATTGGCGGGATTGATCTGCTACGGAGCAGTGCTGCTCAAAGCGCGGCTGCGCTTTGACGACAGCCTGGACGTGGTCGGCATCCACGGTGTCGGCGGCGTACTCGGCTCAATCCTGGTTGGCGTTTTTGCCAGCAAGGTCATGAACCCGGCCGGGGCCGACGGCCTCTTGGCCGGCAATCCGGGCCAGCTCGGCATCCAGCTTCTGGCCATTGCCGTGGTCGGCGTCTTCGCTTTTGCCGGCAGCTGGATCATTCTGGCGGCGGTCAGGGCGGTCATGGGCCTGCGTATGACACCGCAAGCCGAAACCATCGGTCTGGACCTGTCTGAACACACCGAAGCGGCCTACGGCGAGTAA
- a CDS encoding P-II family nitrogen regulator: MKRIEAIIRPSQLEAVEAKLTELGVGGMTVDAVQGFGRQRCHEGACREAASTADFESKIKITLVAEASRVAELAAAIREAAWTGQVGDGKIFVVNMGEAVRIRTGEAGASAI, encoded by the coding sequence ATGAAGCGCATTGAAGCCATCATCCGGCCATCGCAGCTCGAAGCGGTTGAGGCCAAGCTGACGGAATTGGGCGTGGGGGGCATGACAGTTGATGCGGTCCAGGGCTTTGGCCGGCAGCGCTGCCATGAAGGGGCCTGCCGGGAGGCGGCATCCACAGCGGATTTCGAATCCAAAATCAAAATCACCCTGGTGGCTGAGGCGAGCCGCGTGGCCGAGCTGGCTGCCGCCATCCGTGAGGCCGCTTGGACCGGGCAGGTGGGCGACGGCAAGATTTTTGTCGTCAATATGGGCGAGGCCGTGCGTATCCGCACCGGGGAAGCCGGGGCCAGCGCCATCTGA
- a CDS encoding ABC transporter permease, whose product MAVPLSYSWRNLKTRRLTTALTAGGMALVVFVFTATLMLAEGLRQTLVSTGSPGNAIVLRKGSETEVQSGIERVAASAMTTRPEIALGGDGQGLYARESVVLIGLTKKSTGKVSNVVIRGTQPASLALRPQVHLVSGRLPRPGTPEIIVGKAVAKGFRGAEIGQHLRFGKREWPIVGIFDAGATGFTSEIWGDADQLMPAFGRNAYSIVLAGLREPGLFAAYKEAIEADPRLQAEVWQETRYYEKQSDMMRKFLTVLGVSLTLIFSLGAMIGAMITMYSSVAGRVAEIGTLRAIGFTRGAILTAFLMESTLLGLLGGLAGVGLAAGLSFVTFSTTNFQTFSELSFQFSLTSWIIGLSLGFSVFMGVVGGFLPAVRASRMNIVEALREA is encoded by the coding sequence ATGGCCGTGCCCCTGTCCTATTCCTGGCGCAATCTCAAAACACGCCGGCTGACCACGGCGCTCACAGCCGGCGGCATGGCGCTCGTGGTGTTCGTCTTCACGGCCACCCTCATGCTGGCCGAAGGGCTGCGCCAGACCCTTGTTTCCACCGGCTCGCCCGGCAACGCCATCGTCCTTCGCAAAGGTTCCGAGACCGAAGTGCAAAGCGGCATCGAACGGGTGGCCGCCTCGGCCATGACCACCCGGCCGGAAATTGCCCTGGGCGGCGACGGCCAGGGCCTTTACGCCCGGGAATCGGTGGTGCTGATCGGCCTGACCAAAAAATCCACCGGCAAGGTGTCCAACGTGGTCATCCGGGGCACCCAGCCGGCCTCCCTGGCCCTGCGGCCGCAAGTGCATCTGGTTTCCGGGCGGCTGCCTCGTCCGGGCACCCCGGAAATCATCGTGGGCAAGGCCGTGGCCAAGGGATTTAGGGGGGCGGAAATCGGGCAGCATTTGCGCTTTGGCAAGCGGGAGTGGCCCATCGTCGGCATCTTCGACGCCGGCGCTACCGGCTTTACCTCGGAAATCTGGGGCGACGCCGACCAGCTCATGCCGGCCTTTGGCCGAAACGCCTATTCCATTGTGCTGGCCGGGCTGCGCGAACCCGGACTTTTTGCCGCCTACAAGGAGGCCATCGAGGCCGACCCCAGGCTTCAGGCCGAAGTCTGGCAGGAGACGCGCTACTACGAGAAGCAGTCGGACATGATGCGCAAATTTTTAACCGTGCTCGGCGTGTCGCTCACCCTGATCTTTTCCCTGGGGGCCATGATCGGGGCCATGATCACCATGTATTCCTCAGTGGCCGGACGGGTGGCCGAGATCGGGACCTTGCGGGCCATCGGCTTTACGCGCGGAGCCATCCTGACGGCTTTTCTCATGGAATCGACCCTGCTTGGCCTTTTAGGCGGCCTGGCCGGGGTGGGACTGGCAGCGGGCCTGTCGTTTGTGACCTTTTCCACCACCAATTTTCAGACCTTTTCCGAACTGTCCTTCCAGTTCTCGCTGACCTCCTGGATCATCGGCCTGTCCCTGGGATTTTCCGTCTTTATGGGCGTGGTCGGCGGTTTCCTGCCGGCCGTGCGGGCCTCGCGCATGAACATCGTCGAAGCGCTGCGCGAAGCGTAG
- a CDS encoding ABC transporter permease, translating to MLLLRLILKNAFRHRLRSILTIVGITIALLAFGLLRTVLDAWHAGVSASSANRLVTRNAVSLTQPLPYAYKGRIRQVTGVDIVAAGSWFGGVYLDEKNFFANFAIEADDFFRLYPELLVSPVEQKAFAADRKGAIIGRKLADRFHWRIGDTVTLRGTIYPGQWPLTIRAIYKGARPDTDETVLYLHWSYLDETMKKRAPDRAGHTGFFMIGITDATRAAEISKAIDTLFVNSQAETLTETERAFQLGFVSMSEAILLAITAVSYVVILIILAVAANTMAMSARERLGEFAVLKTLGFRGPTLAGMLVAESLILSLAGAALAMALLPPLAQGFATGLAQYFPIFFVSRETVVLGFTFGLLVGLLAAVIPAARVSSVRIADAFRRIG from the coding sequence GTGCTGCTCCTTAGGCTCATCCTCAAAAACGCCTTCCGCCACCGCCTGCGTTCGATCCTGACCATCGTCGGCATCACCATCGCGCTCCTGGCCTTCGGCCTCCTTCGCACGGTGCTCGACGCCTGGCACGCCGGAGTGTCGGCCTCCTCGGCCAATCGTCTGGTCACCCGAAACGCCGTCTCCCTCACCCAGCCCCTGCCCTACGCCTACAAGGGCCGCATCCGGCAGGTGACGGGCGTTGACATCGTGGCCGCCGGCAGCTGGTTTGGCGGCGTTTATCTGGATGAAAAGAATTTTTTTGCCAACTTTGCCATCGAGGCCGACGATTTCTTCCGGCTCTACCCCGAACTGCTCGTCAGCCCCGTGGAACAAAAGGCCTTCGCCGCCGACCGCAAAGGCGCGATTATCGGGCGCAAGCTGGCCGATCGGTTCCACTGGCGCATTGGCGACACCGTGACCCTTCGCGGCACCATCTATCCCGGCCAGTGGCCGCTGACCATCCGGGCCATCTACAAGGGCGCGCGCCCGGATACCGACGAGACGGTGCTCTATCTCCACTGGAGCTATCTGGACGAGACCATGAAAAAACGCGCCCCGGACCGGGCCGGGCACACCGGCTTTTTCATGATCGGCATCACCGACGCCACCCGGGCTGCGGAAATTTCCAAAGCCATCGATACCCTTTTCGTCAATTCCCAGGCCGAGACCCTCACCGAAACCGAACGGGCCTTCCAACTCGGCTTCGTGTCCATGAGCGAGGCCATCCTGTTGGCCATTACCGCCGTGTCCTACGTGGTCATCCTGATTATCCTGGCCGTGGCCGCCAACACCATGGCCATGTCGGCCCGGGAGCGGCTGGGGGAATTTGCCGTCCTCAAAACGCTCGGGTTTCGCGGCCCGACCCTGGCCGGAATGCTCGTGGCCGAATCACTCATCCTGTCCCTGGCCGGCGCTGCCCTGGCCATGGCCCTGCTCCCGCCCCTGGCCCAGGGCTTTGCCACGGGGCTGGCCCAGTATTTTCCGATTTTCTTCGTCTCCCGGGAAACCGTCGTTCTCGGCTTCACCTTCGGCCTCCTGGTCGGCCTTTTGGCCGCCGTCATCCCGGCGGCCCGGGTCAGTTCGGTGCGCATCGCCGACGCCTTCCGGAGGATCGGCTGA
- a CDS encoding ABC transporter ATP-binding protein yields the protein MDRPLIAISHLSKSYRRGDQVIAVLTDITFDIAAGEFLALIGPSGSGKSTLLNCIAGIDSVDSGSIEVAGTDIATMSEGELATWRSRHVGFIFQFYNLIPVLTALENVELPLLLTTLSAGQRRDHALAALAAVGLSDRTDHKPSQLSGGQQQRVAIARAIVTDPDIIVADEPTGDLDRQSAADIMALLGRLNAELGKTIVMVTHDHRAAEAAHLVRELNKGELRAAP from the coding sequence ATGGATCGGCCGCTCATCGCAATTTCCCACCTGTCCAAATCCTATCGTCGCGGCGATCAGGTCATTGCGGTCCTGACCGACATCACCTTTGACATCGCCGCCGGGGAATTCCTGGCCCTGATCGGCCCGTCCGGGTCCGGCAAATCCACCCTGCTCAACTGTATCGCCGGCATCGATTCCGTGGACTCGGGCAGTATCGAGGTGGCCGGCACGGACATCGCCACCATGAGCGAGGGCGAACTGGCCACTTGGCGAAGCCGGCACGTGGGCTTTATTTTCCAGTTCTACAATCTCATCCCGGTGCTCACCGCCCTGGAAAATGTGGAATTGCCGCTGCTTTTGACCACCCTTTCGGCCGGGCAGCGCCGCGACCACGCCCTGGCCGCCCTGGCCGCCGTGGGCCTGTCCGACCGCACCGACCACAAGCCGTCCCAGTTGTCCGGCGGGCAGCAGCAGCGTGTGGCCATTGCCCGGGCCATCGTCACCGATCCGGACATCATCGTGGCCGACGAACCAACCGGCGACCTGGACCGGCAATCCGCCGCCGACATCATGGCCCTTTTGGGCCGGCTCAACGCCGAACTGGGCAAGACCATCGTCATGGTCACCCACGACCACCGCGCCGCCGAAGCGGCCCATCTCGTGCGGGAGCTGAACAAGGGCGAACTGCGTGCTGCTCCTTAG
- a CDS encoding efflux RND transporter periplasmic adaptor subunit — MSDSLHALRISGDDKATSGGPRRRRRRWPFLLALLVAAAVVFWMLSPRTFVVEAATVGLAYPSRTITTLTASGYIVAQRKAALATKATAQLVWLGVEEGSRIKKGDILARLESADVEAARKLATHEVSAARYQIASAEAELADAKLLHARMKQLTRGDYVARSEFDIAKARLDKAEAALAQAKATLAARNEALRKAEAERGYTDLEAPFDAVVLTKNADIGDIISPLGASSTSKAAVVTIADMGSLAAEVDVSESSIEKVTVGEPCEIILDAIPGERFPGAVHMIVPTADRTKATVLVKVRFTKLDPRVLPEMSAKVAFLSRPLTPSETAPRVAVPASAVISRGGVDAVFVMKDGKALLTPVSLGEALGDMRAVTEGVAVGQKIILSPPDKLQNGDAVALAEG; from the coding sequence ATGAGCGATTCACTGCACGCCCTGCGTATTTCCGGCGACGACAAGGCCACTTCCGGCGGTCCGCGGCGTCGCCGACGCCGCTGGCCTTTTCTCCTGGCTTTGCTCGTTGCTGCCGCCGTTGTCTTCTGGATGCTGTCGCCGCGCACTTTTGTGGTCGAGGCGGCCACCGTTGGCCTGGCCTACCCTTCGCGCACCATCACCACGCTGACGGCCAGCGGCTATATCGTGGCCCAGCGCAAGGCGGCGCTCGCCACCAAGGCCACGGCCCAGCTCGTCTGGCTGGGTGTCGAGGAAGGCAGCCGCATCAAAAAGGGCGACATCCTGGCCCGCCTGGAAAGCGCCGACGTGGAAGCGGCCCGTAAGCTCGCCACCCACGAAGTAAGCGCCGCCCGGTATCAGATCGCCTCGGCCGAGGCCGAACTGGCCGACGCCAAGCTGCTCCATGCCCGCATGAAACAGCTGACCCGCGGCGACTACGTGGCCCGGTCCGAGTTTGATATTGCCAAGGCCCGGCTGGACAAGGCCGAAGCCGCCCTGGCCCAGGCCAAAGCCACCCTGGCCGCCCGCAACGAAGCCCTGCGCAAAGCCGAGGCCGAACGCGGCTACACCGACCTCGAAGCCCCGTTCGACGCTGTGGTGCTCACCAAAAACGCCGATATCGGCGACATCATTTCGCCTCTTGGGGCCTCGTCCACGTCCAAGGCCGCCGTGGTCACCATTGCCGACATGGGGTCGCTGGCCGCCGAAGTGGACGTCTCGGAATCGAGCATCGAGAAAGTCACTGTGGGCGAGCCCTGCGAGATCATTCTCGACGCCATCCCCGGCGAACGCTTTCCCGGGGCTGTCCACATGATCGTGCCCACGGCCGATCGCACCAAGGCCACCGTGCTGGTCAAGGTGCGCTTCACGAAACTTGATCCCCGGGTGCTGCCGGAAATGAGCGCCAAGGTGGCCTTTCTTTCCCGGCCGCTGACCCCGTCCGAAACTGCGCCCCGGGTGGCCGTGCCGGCCTCGGCCGTCATCAGCCGGGGCGGAGTCGACGCCGTCTTTGTCATGAAAGACGGCAAGGCGCTGCTGACCCCGGTGAGCCTGGGCGAGGCCCTTGGCGACATGCGGGCCGTGACCGAAGGCGTTGCGGTGGGCCAGAAAATCATCCTCTCGCCGCCGGACAAGCTGCAAAACGGCGACGCCGTGGCCCTGGCCGAGGGCTAG